One window of Candidatus Baltobacteraceae bacterium genomic DNA carries:
- a CDS encoding 2-dehydropantoate 2-reductase — translation MEAERLKIGIIGAGSMGTLFGYHLATTSDVTVLDANAQTSAAISARGLQINDEAPRRVRVASNARELFDSQMLLLFVKAVDTLRALRPFAGELNPATPVISLQNGVGNEDAIKTALGGAVPVVLGVTTESSTTVASGHVRSSVNGNTLIGATSAAPATARMIAELLTRSGLRASVVYDIRPHLWGKLIANAAINAISALLDCETGEIPRSPNAAHLAESLAEEAAAVAAALKINLPFVSPWQYVTQVIEIGADSKSSMAFDLESGHPSEIDHINGAVVAFGRRTGVATPYNDAMVRLIKAKEAQLARKRE, via the coding sequence ATGGAGGCAGAGCGGCTGAAGATCGGCATCATCGGGGCGGGCTCGATGGGCACGCTGTTCGGGTATCATCTCGCGACGACGTCGGACGTCACCGTGCTCGATGCCAACGCGCAGACGAGCGCGGCCATCTCTGCACGCGGATTGCAGATCAACGACGAGGCTCCGCGTCGCGTACGCGTCGCTTCGAATGCGCGCGAGCTCTTCGATTCGCAGATGCTGCTGCTCTTTGTCAAAGCCGTTGATACGCTGCGAGCGCTCCGCCCGTTCGCGGGCGAGCTCAATCCGGCCACGCCGGTGATCTCGCTACAGAACGGCGTGGGCAACGAAGACGCGATCAAAACCGCCCTCGGCGGCGCCGTGCCGGTGGTGCTCGGCGTTACGACCGAATCCTCGACCACGGTCGCGTCCGGACACGTGCGCAGCTCGGTAAACGGCAACACGCTGATCGGCGCGACCTCGGCCGCACCGGCGACGGCACGCATGATCGCCGAGTTGCTGACGCGATCGGGTCTGCGCGCTTCGGTCGTCTATGATATTCGCCCGCACCTGTGGGGCAAGCTGATCGCCAATGCCGCGATCAACGCGATCTCGGCCCTCCTCGATTGTGAAACCGGTGAGATTCCGCGCAGCCCCAACGCGGCCCATTTGGCCGAGTCGTTGGCAGAAGAAGCAGCCGCCGTCGCGGCCGCACTGAAGATCAATCTGCCGTTCGTCAGCCCGTGGCAATACGTCACCCAGGTGATCGAAATCGGCGCCGACTCGAAGAGCTCGATGGCGTTCGACCTCGAGTCCGGACATCCGAGCGAGATCGATCACATCAACGGCGCGGTCGTGGCGTTCGGCCGGCGCACCGGCGTCGCGACGCCGTACAACGACGCGATGGTGCGCCTGATCAAAGCGAAGGAAGCGCAGCTCGCGCGCAAGCGCGAATGA
- a CDS encoding ABC transporter permease, with the protein MKVLDQVGRATIEFFEYAGGIVILASDSLGFLGRLRIRFIETINQCYLLGFQSLSIVLLTSLFTGMVISLESAQQAVQYGFGSLVGSAVTYTAVRELGPMLTAVVVAGRAGAAIAAELGSMVVTEQIEALTSMGLEVARFLVLPRLLAMLVMLPLLTIFADVISIGGGMWIAQVYAHISPDSFISSARQAIGFEDVVKGLFKSLVFAMIIALVGAYQGLSARGGAAGVGVSTTGSVVISIILIFISNFILSFILFGGH; encoded by the coding sequence GTGAAGGTCTTGGACCAAGTCGGCCGCGCGACGATCGAATTTTTCGAATATGCCGGCGGCATCGTGATCCTCGCGAGCGATTCGCTGGGTTTCCTCGGGCGGCTCCGCATTCGATTCATCGAGACGATCAACCAATGCTACCTACTCGGGTTCCAATCGCTCTCGATCGTGCTCTTGACCTCGCTCTTCACCGGCATGGTGATCTCGCTCGAATCGGCCCAGCAAGCGGTGCAGTACGGCTTCGGAAGCCTGGTCGGAAGCGCGGTCACGTACACAGCCGTTCGTGAACTCGGACCGATGCTCACCGCGGTCGTCGTCGCCGGTCGCGCCGGCGCTGCAATCGCGGCCGAATTGGGATCGATGGTCGTGACCGAGCAAATCGAGGCGTTGACCTCGATGGGCTTGGAGGTGGCGCGCTTTCTCGTGTTGCCGCGGCTGCTGGCAATGCTCGTCATGCTGCCGCTGCTCACGATCTTCGCCGACGTCATCTCGATCGGCGGTGGCATGTGGATTGCACAAGTCTACGCCCACATCTCGCCGGATTCGTTCATCTCCTCCGCGCGTCAGGCGATCGGCTTCGAGGACGTCGTCAAAGGCCTGTTCAAGTCCCTGGTATTCGCGATGATCATCGCATTGGTCGGCGCCTATCAGGGACTTTCGGCTCGCGGAGGTGCAGCCGGCGTCGGCGTCTCGACCACCGGCTCGGTGGTCATCTCGATCATTCTGATTTTCATCTCGAACTTCATACTATCGTTTATCTTGTTCGGCGGTCATTGA
- a CDS encoding ATP-binding cassette domain-containing protein, with the protein MPNVIARLDDVSMSYGDRLILKNCSLDVVEGAITCIIGLSGAGKSTIVRLLDGLRKPDTGHVYVGGLDICHMHESELNEVRRTISLAFQGAALLDSLTVGENVALPLRERPPHRTDAEIRKTVEDALDSVGLSGTYDSMPSELSGGMLKRAGFARAIVTRPQLILYDEPTTGLDPIVTHLITDTIVRLRQRYGGSAVVISHDLESIYMMSDYVAMLFEGAIIAYGTVDDIKRSTNPIVQQFIAGSEVGPIPI; encoded by the coding sequence GTGCCGAACGTGATCGCGCGGCTCGACGACGTGAGCATGAGCTACGGGGACCGTCTCATCCTCAAGAACTGCAGCCTCGACGTGGTTGAGGGAGCCATCACCTGCATCATCGGTCTCTCCGGAGCCGGGAAATCCACGATCGTGCGGCTCCTCGACGGTTTGCGCAAACCCGACACCGGCCACGTCTATGTCGGCGGGCTTGATATTTGCCACATGCACGAATCGGAGCTGAACGAGGTGCGGCGTACGATCAGCTTGGCGTTTCAGGGCGCAGCACTGCTCGACAGCCTGACGGTCGGTGAGAACGTCGCGCTGCCGCTGCGCGAGCGCCCCCCTCACCGAACCGATGCCGAGATTCGCAAGACCGTCGAAGACGCGCTCGACTCCGTTGGGCTGAGCGGCACCTACGACTCCATGCCGAGCGAGCTCTCCGGCGGTATGCTCAAGCGCGCGGGTTTTGCGCGCGCCATCGTCACCCGCCCTCAGCTCATCCTCTACGACGAACCGACGACCGGGCTCGATCCGATCGTCACCCATCTCATCACCGACACGATCGTTCGCCTGCGCCAGCGCTACGGCGGCAGCGCGGTCGTCATCTCGCACGATCTCGAGTCGATTTACATGATGTCCGACTACGTCGCGATGCTCTTCGAAGGCGCGATCATCGCTTACGGCACCGTCGACGACATCAAGCGCTCGACGAACCCCATCGTACAGCAGTTTATCGCCGGCAGTGAAGTCGGCCCGATACCCATTTAA
- a CDS encoding FAD-binding oxidoreductase, whose translation MSLLAELAAICGPGGVLTEQRDLEPYLTDWRGVFHGAALAVVRPADTTAVAACVRAARAAGAAIVPQGGNTGLAAGATPLDLDRAVVLSLSRMRNVRWLDALGFTIALDAGCVLADVQGAADSAGRFFPLSLAAEGSAQIGGLIATNAGGTAVLRYGSMRALVLGLEVVLADGRIADGMRALRKDNAGYDWKQLFIGSEGTLGVITGAVLRLFARPAHRATALLGIDSPENAVAAFAEVQEALGEALVGCELFSELAVGLRLAYAPELVRPLAPHPWYLLVEAASSLPGLREGAEQALALVTERGYASAGVMAESSAQALALWEWRESIAENERRTGPSAKHDVSVAVSAIPSFLARAHDAVGRNHPEARVLAFGHVGDGNIHFNVLLGPGDCAEAVNHTVHSVVRDFDGSITAEHGVGRYRREELALQRGPVEMELMRAVKRAIDPADAMNPGAVLASD comes from the coding sequence GTGTCACTGCTCGCGGAGCTCGCCGCGATCTGCGGCCCGGGCGGTGTGCTTACCGAACAACGCGATCTCGAACCCTACCTCACCGATTGGCGCGGCGTCTTTCACGGCGCTGCTCTCGCGGTGGTGCGCCCGGCGGATACGACGGCAGTCGCGGCGTGCGTACGTGCCGCTCGCGCGGCGGGCGCGGCGATCGTCCCGCAAGGGGGCAACACCGGGCTCGCGGCCGGCGCGACACCGCTCGATCTCGACCGTGCGGTCGTTCTCAGCCTTTCGCGAATGCGCAACGTGCGGTGGCTCGATGCGCTCGGCTTCACGATCGCCCTCGACGCCGGCTGCGTCTTGGCCGACGTACAAGGCGCCGCCGATTCGGCCGGACGCTTCTTTCCGCTCTCGCTTGCGGCCGAGGGAAGCGCGCAGATCGGCGGCCTGATCGCGACCAACGCCGGCGGAACGGCGGTACTGCGCTACGGCTCGATGCGCGCGCTCGTGCTCGGGCTCGAAGTGGTGCTCGCCGACGGTCGCATCGCCGACGGGATGCGGGCGCTGCGCAAAGACAATGCCGGTTACGATTGGAAGCAGCTGTTCATCGGCAGTGAAGGAACGCTCGGCGTTATCACCGGCGCGGTGTTGCGTCTGTTCGCGCGGCCGGCGCACCGCGCAACCGCGCTGCTCGGAATCGATTCTCCCGAAAACGCGGTCGCCGCATTTGCCGAGGTGCAAGAGGCGCTCGGGGAGGCGCTCGTGGGCTGCGAGCTTTTCAGCGAGCTCGCCGTCGGATTGCGTCTTGCTTACGCGCCGGAACTGGTTCGGCCGCTCGCACCGCACCCGTGGTATCTGCTCGTGGAAGCGGCATCGAGCCTCCCCGGACTGCGCGAAGGGGCCGAGCAGGCGCTGGCGCTGGTCACCGAACGCGGGTACGCGAGCGCCGGCGTCATGGCCGAGAGCAGCGCGCAGGCGCTGGCATTGTGGGAGTGGCGCGAGAGCATCGCCGAAAACGAACGCCGCACGGGACCGAGCGCCAAGCACGATGTCAGCGTTGCGGTCTCGGCAATTCCGTCGTTTCTCGCGCGCGCCCACGACGCCGTCGGGCGCAATCATCCCGAAGCGCGCGTGCTCGCGTTCGGGCACGTCGGCGACGGGAACATCCATTTCAACGTGCTCCTCGGTCCCGGCGACTGCGCCGAGGCCGTCAATCACACCGTTCATTCGGTCGTGCGGGACTTCGACGGCAGCATCACCGCCGAGCACGGCGTCGGCCGCTATCGCCGCGAGGAACTCGCGCTGCAGCGCGGCCCGGTCGAAATGGAACTGATGCGCGCGGTCAAGCGCGCGATCGATCCCGCGGACGCGATGAACCCCGGCGCCGTGCTCGCGAGCGATTAA
- a CDS encoding DUF4097 family beta strand repeat-containing protein: MKRFAPLLLLAFVACEAQPVSYSTTVGVLKPGATMTVRIANGVLNAYAPAEGDPSDRFTVVASALPTASPLPAPPQIRPSGKGVTIDASGTLANLLVRVPEGVNLVVESKRGNVNVTSISGNVVVHAGTGDVNVMITGYAQASTQNGDVDVTMGATHWPGTLHFRTRNGDVTVYVRETDAFHARMHTDDGTLFTDFGLRGTSHGNNETIDAPVDGGGAFGLDLESKRGAVRLLRLTPQA, translated from the coding sequence GTGAAACGCTTTGCTCCGCTTCTTCTTCTGGCTTTTGTCGCATGCGAAGCCCAGCCCGTATCCTATTCGACGACGGTCGGCGTCCTCAAGCCCGGCGCCACGATGACCGTTCGCATCGCGAACGGAGTACTCAACGCATACGCACCCGCCGAAGGCGATCCGTCCGATCGCTTCACCGTGGTTGCGAGCGCTTTGCCGACGGCCTCGCCCCTACCGGCGCCGCCGCAGATCCGCCCGAGCGGCAAAGGCGTCACGATCGACGCGTCGGGTACGCTGGCAAACCTGCTGGTGCGCGTACCCGAGGGCGTCAATCTCGTCGTCGAGTCGAAGCGCGGGAACGTGAACGTGACCTCGATCAGCGGTAACGTCGTCGTTCACGCCGGAACGGGCGACGTGAACGTCATGATTACCGGCTACGCGCAGGCCAGCACGCAGAACGGCGACGTCGACGTAACGATGGGCGCGACGCATTGGCCGGGGACGCTGCACTTTCGCACCCGGAACGGCGACGTGACCGTCTACGTCCGCGAAACCGACGCGTTTCACGCCCGCATGCACACCGACGACGGAACGCTCTTCACCGATTTTGGTTTGCGTGGAACCTCGCATGGAAACAACGAGACCATCGATGCTCCCGTCGACGGCGGAGGCGCCTTTGGACTCGATCTCGAGAGTAAGCGCGGCGCGGTCCGGCTGTTGCGCCTCACCCCACAGGCGTAA
- the rph gene encoding ribonuclease PH: MTRSDGRTPDQLRPITIETGFLKYAEGSALISVGNTRVLCAASIEERVPQWLKGKGLGWVSAEYAMLPRATQERTQREAAKGRVGGRTHEIQRIIGRALRAVTDTAKLGERTVWIDCDVLQADGGTRTASVTGAYVALALALRALPDFGGAKWPLTGMVAAISVGIVNGMAMLDLAYEEDSAAHTDMNVFMTDAGKFVELQGTAEAMPFDRAQLDRLLALAEMGIRELFEKQRHALGSTGG, translated from the coding sequence ATGACGCGAAGCGACGGGCGAACTCCCGACCAATTGCGCCCCATCACGATCGAAACCGGATTCTTGAAATACGCGGAGGGAAGCGCGCTCATCAGCGTCGGCAATACCCGCGTCTTGTGTGCCGCCAGCATCGAAGAACGCGTGCCGCAATGGCTCAAGGGCAAGGGCCTGGGCTGGGTGAGTGCGGAGTACGCAATGCTTCCGCGCGCGACCCAGGAGCGCACGCAACGCGAGGCGGCCAAGGGACGCGTCGGCGGCCGGACGCACGAGATTCAGCGCATCATTGGGCGCGCGCTGCGGGCCGTGACCGACACCGCCAAGCTCGGTGAACGAACCGTGTGGATCGACTGCGACGTGCTCCAGGCCGACGGCGGCACGCGCACCGCTTCGGTCACCGGCGCCTATGTCGCGCTTGCACTCGCGCTCCGGGCGCTCCCCGATTTCGGCGGCGCAAAGTGGCCGTTGACCGGCATGGTCGCCGCGATCAGCGTCGGCATCGTCAACGGCATGGCGATGCTCGATCTCGCCTACGAGGAGGACAGCGCCGCGCATACCGACATGAACGTCTTCATGACCGATGCCGGCAAATTCGTCGAGTTGCAGGGGACGGCCGAGGCGATGCCCTTCGATCGCGCGCAGCTCGATCGTCTGCTGGCGCTGGCTGAAATGGGGATTCGCGAGCTGTTCGAAAAACAGCGGCATGCGCTTGGGAGCACCGGTGGCTGA
- a CDS encoding SLC13 family permease → MALLGWPVILISVIAIAGMIFWPRRAQEWIWAAGGAALLVLLGAISPTQALAAVMRGRDVYAFLVGIMALAELARHERLFDWLATRVLDAAGGSQRRLFTLVYLLGAGVTALLCNDTTAIVLTPAISAALVRTDADPSPYLFACAFVANAASFIFPISNPANLVVFGPHLPALHVWLADFALASLAAIIVTYFGLRLFFRADLQSAYRVRAQPAPLPAAAALSGAAIGIAALALVIAATLRLDVGITALAGAIACAAVVSLRERGVLAFVARHVAWQIVPLVAGLFVIVAALDRAGVIDLLRLFFHHAQSLGYGPGNLLSALLLTAADNVFNNLPVALASGFALQSAPVSPAIAHAALVAVDLGPNVSVTGSLATMLWLIALRREGFRVRPVVFLGIGLAITLPAMALAVLLVR, encoded by the coding sequence GTGGCTCTTCTAGGCTGGCCGGTGATTCTTATTTCGGTGATCGCCATCGCCGGGATGATCTTTTGGCCGCGGCGCGCACAGGAGTGGATCTGGGCGGCCGGCGGGGCGGCGCTGCTGGTTTTGCTCGGTGCGATCTCGCCCACGCAGGCGTTAGCCGCCGTGATGCGCGGCAGGGACGTGTACGCCTTTCTCGTCGGCATCATGGCTCTGGCGGAACTGGCGAGGCACGAACGGCTCTTCGATTGGCTCGCCACCCGCGTCCTGGACGCGGCCGGCGGCTCGCAGCGCCGGCTCTTTACCCTCGTCTATCTGCTCGGCGCCGGCGTGACCGCGTTGCTTTGCAACGACACCACCGCGATCGTGCTGACGCCGGCGATCAGCGCTGCACTCGTGCGCACGGATGCCGACCCGTCGCCCTATCTCTTCGCGTGCGCGTTCGTGGCGAACGCGGCTTCCTTCATTTTTCCGATCTCCAATCCGGCCAATCTCGTGGTCTTCGGTCCGCACCTACCTGCGCTGCACGTGTGGCTCGCAGACTTTGCACTCGCTTCGCTCGCCGCGATCATCGTCACGTACTTCGGATTGCGCTTGTTCTTCCGTGCGGATTTGCAGAGCGCGTACCGCGTGCGCGCGCAACCCGCGCCGCTGCCGGCCGCCGCCGCGCTAAGTGGCGCCGCGATCGGGATCGCGGCCCTCGCGCTGGTCATCGCCGCGACGTTACGCCTCGACGTCGGCATTACCGCGCTCGCCGGCGCGATCGCTTGCGCGGCCGTCGTCTCGCTGCGCGAGCGCGGGGTCCTCGCGTTCGTAGCGCGGCACGTGGCGTGGCAAATCGTTCCGCTGGTCGCCGGGTTGTTCGTCATCGTTGCCGCACTCGATCGTGCCGGCGTGATCGACCTCCTGCGTCTCTTCTTCCATCACGCACAATCACTGGGCTACGGTCCGGGTAATCTACTCTCCGCGCTTCTTCTCACGGCAGCGGACAATGTGTTCAACAATCTTCCGGTCGCGCTCGCGAGCGGATTTGCGCTGCAATCCGCACCGGTGTCGCCGGCGATTGCACATGCCGCGCTGGTGGCCGTCGATCTTGGGCCGAACGTCTCAGTAACCGGATCGCTCGCTACGATGCTTTGGCTGATCGCTTTGCGGCGCGAGGGCTTCCGTGTGCGGCCGGTCGTATTTCTCGGCATCGGCTTGGCCATAACACTCCCCGCGATGGCGCTGGCCGTGCTGCTCGTTCGCTAA
- a CDS encoding MlaD family protein, which translates to MSRQAQVGAFALLALLLLFAVFYVITDFGTRHTGYRIGVHFQSAAGLHSGALVYFSGVTVGSVDSITLLADNTVDVILAINRDVDIPRESRFLIQAPLTGDPNLIIVPPVPHPSGVFGAPRETARMIPLERRVLPIDQQPEGQNTATIADLLQQGQGEVVKLDAMLDELSKREPKLLDTLQSTLTNADELTASMKTAIGSLSAQLQSSLGEASANLVALTGTLNDTTQLNSHRITDILVQFQQTSHALNTSMASLESMVTDPALHTSVLATTKNIADTTENIAGITHDLRSITSDPQTQAELKNTVANLDATMQRANSLLGALGGTSRVYGVDEGATPYPLPTMPASAVPGANASPAPLGTPLPTAASLHLRNRLTRIASNLISIQLRMSELSAQKVCCPNGLYSSDRGPQTDLDATLLPNSSTSLFVGANDIGYHTTTNLALLHSLNDDTRVGGGILYSQLGLIGQYNAGVFGLDTRFYDPRRPQLDIYGNLHLTRNLELFYGERAINHAERRFSYGLQTQFP; encoded by the coding sequence ATGAGTCGGCAAGCACAGGTGGGGGCATTCGCGTTACTCGCGTTACTGTTGCTGTTCGCCGTGTTCTACGTGATCACGGATTTCGGAACACGGCACACCGGGTACCGCATCGGCGTGCACTTCCAAAGCGCGGCCGGACTTCACTCGGGTGCGTTGGTCTACTTTAGCGGTGTGACCGTCGGGTCGGTCGATTCGATCACGCTCTTGGCCGACAATACCGTCGACGTGATCCTGGCGATCAACCGCGACGTCGATATCCCGCGCGAATCGAGATTCCTGATACAAGCACCGCTGACCGGTGATCCCAACCTCATCATCGTGCCGCCGGTTCCGCATCCGAGCGGCGTGTTCGGCGCGCCGCGAGAAACCGCACGAATGATACCGCTCGAGCGGCGCGTGCTGCCGATCGATCAGCAGCCCGAAGGACAGAACACGGCGACGATCGCCGACTTGCTGCAGCAGGGACAGGGCGAGGTCGTGAAGTTGGACGCGATGCTCGACGAGCTTTCGAAACGCGAACCCAAGCTGCTCGACACCTTGCAATCGACGCTGACGAACGCCGACGAATTGACGGCATCGATGAAAACGGCGATCGGCTCGCTCTCGGCCCAGCTCCAAAGCAGCCTCGGCGAAGCGAGCGCCAATCTGGTCGCGCTCACCGGAACGCTCAACGACACGACGCAGCTCAATTCGCACCGCATCACCGACATCTTGGTGCAGTTCCAGCAAACCTCGCATGCGCTCAACACCTCGATGGCCTCGCTCGAGTCGATGGTTACCGATCCGGCCCTGCATACGAGCGTGCTTGCGACGACCAAAAACATCGCCGACACGACGGAGAACATCGCGGGTATCACCCACGATCTGCGCAGCATCACCTCCGATCCCCAAACGCAGGCCGAACTGAAGAACACGGTCGCCAACCTCGATGCGACCATGCAGCGAGCAAACTCGCTCCTCGGCGCTCTCGGTGGAACCAGCCGCGTTTACGGTGTCGACGAGGGCGCCACGCCCTATCCTCTGCCGACCATGCCGGCATCCGCTGTGCCCGGGGCAAACGCCTCGCCCGCGCCGCTGGGCACACCGCTTCCCACCGCGGCGTCGCTGCATCTGCGGAACCGGCTCACAAGGATCGCGAGCAACCTGATCTCGATTCAACTGCGCATGAGTGAACTATCCGCGCAGAAGGTGTGCTGCCCGAATGGGCTCTACAGCAGCGACCGCGGGCCGCAAACCGATCTCGACGCGACGCTGCTGCCGAATTCCTCGACGAGCCTCTTCGTGGGCGCCAACGACATCGGATACCACACGACGACCAATCTCGCCCTCCTCCATTCCTTGAACGATGACACGCGAGTGGGCGGCGGTATCCTCTACTCGCAGCTCGGCCTCATCGGCCAATACAACGCCGGCGTCTTCGGTTTGGATACGCGGTTTTACGATCCGCGCCGGCCGCAACTCGATATCTACGGCAACCTGCACCTGACGCGCAATCTCGAACTTTTCTACGGCGAACGCGCCATCAATCACGCCGAGCGCCGCTTCTCGTACGGGCTGCAGACCCAATTCCCCTGA
- a CDS encoding tyrosine-type recombinase/integrase, whose protein sequence is MAEFGSQLTLELRRGERTVREYTRDVEIFGAFLQERDITGADGTPYRGPFGDALKRATQSSVRQFVMHLSRLDFSPAAIRRKLAVLRRFYAYLKREGIRADNPAADVPNIRLPKRLPKALPFRDVMRLLGTRPAAGEPELRWRRDIAILELLYASGMRRAELVGINVSDVNFEDRTIRVIGKGNKQRTVFFNHATAAALEAYLRVRPRCEDGALFVSKQRRRLSYQQLGRVFAIYVRLSGLEGKVTPHTMRHSVATHLHQSGVDLMTIKEFLGHESIQTTQIYAEMTMEHVRRSYEEHHLRDREDR, encoded by the coding sequence GTGGCAGAGTTCGGCTCGCAGCTCACGCTGGAATTGCGGCGCGGCGAACGCACCGTGCGCGAATATACCCGCGACGTCGAAATCTTCGGCGCGTTTTTGCAAGAACGGGACATCACCGGCGCCGACGGGACGCCGTACCGTGGGCCGTTCGGCGATGCGCTCAAACGCGCGACCCAGTCCTCGGTCCGGCAGTTCGTCATGCATTTGAGCCGGCTCGATTTTTCGCCGGCCGCAATCCGGCGCAAGCTGGCGGTGCTGCGGCGATTCTACGCCTACCTGAAGCGTGAAGGCATTCGCGCGGACAACCCGGCCGCCGACGTTCCGAATATTCGCCTGCCCAAACGGCTCCCCAAAGCATTGCCGTTCCGCGACGTGATGCGGCTGCTCGGGACGCGGCCGGCAGCCGGTGAGCCGGAGTTGCGCTGGCGCCGCGACATCGCGATCCTGGAGCTGCTCTATGCGAGCGGGATGCGCCGCGCCGAACTGGTCGGCATCAACGTGAGCGACGTGAACTTCGAGGATCGCACGATCCGCGTGATCGGGAAGGGCAACAAACAGCGAACGGTGTTCTTCAACCATGCGACGGCTGCCGCGCTCGAAGCCTATTTGCGCGTTCGACCGCGCTGCGAGGACGGCGCGCTCTTCGTGAGCAAACAGCGCCGGCGGCTCAGTTACCAACAGCTCGGACGCGTCTTTGCGATCTACGTGCGGCTCAGCGGCTTGGAGGGCAAGGTGACGCCGCACACGATGCGTCACTCGGTAGCGACGCATCTGCATCAAAGCGGCGTCGACCTGATGACGATCAAAGAGTTTCTCGGGCATGAAAGCATCCAGACGACGCAGATCTATGCGGAGATGACGATGGAACACGTGCGCCGCAGCTACGAGGAGCATCATCTTCGCGATCGCGAAGACCGCTAG